A section of the Planctomycetota bacterium genome encodes:
- the groL gene encoding chaperonin GroEL (60 kDa chaperone family; promotes refolding of misfolded polypeptides especially under stressful conditions; forms two stacked rings of heptamers to form a barrel-shaped 14mer; ends can be capped by GroES; misfolded proteins enter the barrel where they are refolded when GroES binds) — translation MAAKDLVFDLDARQSLLAGVEKLARAVKATLGPRGRNAVIDKSWGGPTVTKDGVTVAEEISLKNKNEDMGARLVKEAASKTSDEAGDGTTTATVLAEALFREGLRHIASGVDANALVRGMKIAVETAAKEIDDLATPVKGKGDIQNVAAISANNDPEIGKIMADAFEKVGKDGVITVEEGKNIDTVVEVVEGMQFDRGYLSPNFVTDVEGMAAEYEKCLVLVHEDKIESATKLVPFLEKVMQAKKPVLIIAEDVTGEALSTLVINKLRGTVQICAVKAPGYGDRRKAMLEDIAILTGATAVMKDLGLELDKVEIKHLGMAKRIEVDADNTTVIEGAGETKAIQARIGQIRAEIEKATSDYDREKLQERLAKLAGGVAVVKVGAASEAELKEKKARIEDALHATRAAVAEGIVPGGGVSFIRARKALENLKEFRAAFGRNEEATSDDIGRFKYDLAAGIRTVLSALSVPLQTIADNAGAKGSVVVSKVSEGKGNFGYNALTGEYGDLVAMGVITPAKVDRLALINAASVASILLAADCIITSKPEPKEAPAGGPGGGMGGMGGMGGMGGMGF, via the coding sequence ATGGCAGCCAAAGACCTCGTCTTCGACCTTGACGCCCGTCAGTCCCTGCTCGCCGGCGTGGAGAAGCTCGCCCGGGCGGTGAAAGCCACCCTGGGCCCCCGCGGGCGCAACGCCGTGATCGACAAGTCCTGGGGCGGGCCGACCGTCACGAAGGACGGCGTGACGGTCGCGGAGGAGATCAGCCTCAAGAACAAGAACGAGGACATGGGCGCCCGCCTCGTGAAGGAGGCCGCCAGCAAGACCAGCGACGAGGCCGGCGACGGCACGACGACCGCGACCGTGCTCGCCGAAGCGCTGTTCCGCGAGGGGCTGCGCCACATCGCCTCGGGCGTGGACGCCAACGCGCTGGTCCGCGGGATGAAGATCGCCGTCGAGACCGCCGCCAAGGAGATCGACGACCTCGCCACGCCCGTCAAGGGCAAGGGCGACATCCAGAACGTCGCCGCCATCTCGGCCAACAACGACCCGGAGATCGGCAAGATCATGGCCGACGCCTTCGAGAAGGTCGGCAAGGACGGGGTCATCACGGTCGAAGAGGGCAAGAACATCGACACCGTCGTCGAGGTCGTCGAGGGCATGCAGTTCGACCGCGGGTACCTCTCGCCGAACTTCGTCACCGACGTCGAGGGCATGGCCGCCGAGTACGAGAAGTGTCTCGTGCTCGTCCACGAGGACAAGATCGAGTCGGCGACCAAGCTCGTGCCCTTCCTCGAGAAGGTCATGCAGGCCAAGAAGCCCGTGCTGATCATCGCCGAGGACGTGACCGGCGAGGCGTTGTCCACGCTCGTCATCAACAAGCTGCGCGGCACCGTGCAGATCTGCGCCGTGAAGGCCCCCGGCTACGGCGACCGTCGCAAGGCCATGCTCGAGGACATCGCGATCCTGACCGGCGCCACCGCCGTCATGAAGGACCTGGGCCTGGAGCTCGACAAGGTCGAGATCAAGCACCTGGGCATGGCCAAGCGCATCGAGGTCGACGCCGACAACACGACCGTCATCGAGGGCGCGGGCGAGACCAAGGCCATCCAGGCGCGCATCGGCCAGATCCGCGCCGAGATCGAGAAGGCCACCAGCGACTACGACCGCGAGAAGCTCCAGGAGCGACTGGCGAAGCTCGCGGGGGGCGTGGCGGTGGTGAAGGTCGGCGCCGCGAGCGAGGCCGAACTGAAGGAGAAGAAGGCCCGCATCGAGGACGCGCTGCACGCGACCCGCGCCGCGGTCGCCGAGGGGATCGTCCCCGGCGGCGGCGTGTCGTTCATCCGCGCCCGCAAGGCGCTGGAGAACCTCAAGGAGTTCCGGGCCGCCTTCGGACGCAACGAAGAAGCCACCAGCGACGACATCGGGCGGTTCAAGTACGACCTGGCGGCGGGCATCCGCACGGTGCTCAGCGCCCTGAGCGTCCCGCTGCAGACCATCGCCGACAACGCCGGGGCCAAGGGCTCGGTCGTCGTCAGCAAGGTCTCCGAAGGCAAGGGCAACTTCGGCTACAACGCCCTGACGGGCGAGTACGGCGACCTGGTTGCCATGGGCGTGATCACGCCCGCGAAGGTCGACCGCCTCGCGCTCATCAACGCCGCGAGCGTCGCGAGCATCCTGCTCGCCGCCGACTGCATCATCACCAGCAAGCCCGAGCCCAAGGAAGCGCCCGCGGGCGGCCCCGGCGGCGGGATGGGCGGCATGGGCGGCATGGGTGGCATGGGTGGCATGGGCTTCTAA
- the ndhC gene encoding NADH-quinone oxidoreductase subunit A, with protein MLSATVGRTDLPSYLPVALIVLMAITFGVANVVLSQMLGPRRAGRVKGQSYESGMNPVGTARKRFNVRFYLIAMVFLVFDVEIIFLYPWATTFPNLEPMSSESFLWLGRILFFLFTTVVAYVYGFRKGVFKFD; from the coding sequence ATGCTCTCAGCGACCGTCGGCCGCACCGACCTGCCTTCGTACCTTCCCGTCGCCCTCATCGTGCTCATGGCGATCACGTTCGGCGTGGCGAACGTCGTGCTCAGCCAGATGCTCGGACCCCGGCGCGCCGGACGCGTGAAGGGCCAGTCGTACGAGAGCGGCATGAACCCGGTGGGCACGGCCCGCAAGCGGTTCAACGTGCGGTTCTACCTCATCGCGATGGTCTTCCTCGTGTTCGACGTCGAGATCATCTTCCTCTATCCCTGGGCGACCACCTTCCCGAACCTCGAGCCGATGTCGTCCGAGTCGTTCCTGTGGCTCGGGCGCATCCTGTTCTTCCTGTTCACGACCGTGGTGGCGTACGTCTACGGGTTCCGCAAGGGCGTGTTCAAGTTCGACTGA
- a CDS encoding DUF2752 domain-containing protein yields MASTPFSPDRTGPAPGRGGGRVCAGLGARAAGVLLAVLSITMLAVGASLAPAAEGHGTHRGLGLPACGWVVAFDKPCPTCGMTTAVAHAADGNLVRAFVAQPMGLVCALTAATLFWLSLHVAVTGSRLGTVAGRVITPRVLWVLAGLTIAAWAYKYATWPDGANAPVP; encoded by the coding sequence TTGGCGAGCACCCCGTTCAGCCCGGATCGCACCGGCCCCGCCCCCGGGCGCGGCGGGGGACGCGTATGCGCGGGGCTGGGTGCGCGTGCGGCGGGCGTTCTGCTGGCGGTCCTCAGCATCACGATGCTCGCGGTCGGCGCATCGCTGGCGCCCGCCGCGGAGGGGCACGGCACGCACCGGGGCCTGGGCCTGCCCGCGTGCGGGTGGGTGGTGGCGTTCGACAAGCCCTGCCCGACGTGCGGGATGACGACGGCGGTGGCGCACGCCGCGGACGGGAACCTGGTGCGGGCGTTCGTGGCGCAGCCGATGGGGCTGGTGTGCGCGCTGACGGCGGCGACGCTATTCTGGTTGTCGCTGCACGTGGCGGTCACGGGCTCGCGCCTGGGGACGGTCGCGGGGCGGGTGATCACGCCCCGCGTGCTGTGGGTGCTCGCGGGGCTGACGATCGCCGCGTGGGCGTACAAGTACGCGACGTGGCCGGACGGGGCGAACGCCCCCGTGCCCTGA
- a CDS encoding low molecular weight protein-tyrosine-phosphatase, translating to MSVGPTRVLFVCLGNICRSPMAKWVFADMVRARGLAGAFHIDSCGLGGWHEGEDADPRSRAVAERLRLACEHRARQIRVPQDFEAFDLLVAMDRENLRGLARIDAPRERVRLLRSFDPAMAGLPEVHLDVPDPYYGGDEGFDRMHQMIVAACAGMLERLAPPTGPTRATAG from the coding sequence ATGAGCGTTGGGCCGACGCGCGTGCTGTTCGTGTGCCTGGGGAACATCTGCCGCAGCCCGATGGCGAAGTGGGTGTTTGCCGACATGGTGCGTGCGCGAGGCCTGGCCGGGGCGTTCCACATTGACTCGTGCGGGCTGGGAGGCTGGCACGAGGGCGAGGACGCTGACCCGAGATCGCGGGCGGTGGCGGAGCGCCTGCGCCTGGCGTGCGAGCACCGCGCGCGCCAGATCCGCGTGCCGCAGGACTTCGAGGCGTTCGATCTGCTGGTGGCGATGGACCGCGAGAACCTGCGCGGGCTGGCGAGGATCGACGCGCCGCGCGAGCGTGTGCGTTTGCTGCGGTCGTTCGACCCGGCGATGGCGGGTCTGCCCGAGGTGCACCTCGACGTGCCCGACCCGTACTACGGCGGGGACGAGGGCTTCGACCGCATGCACCAGATGATCGTCGCGGCGTGCGCGGGGATGCTGGAGCGGCTGGCGCCGCCGACGGGGCCGACGCGCGCGACCGCGGGCTAG
- the odhB gene encoding 2-oxoglutarate dehydrogenase complex dihydrolipoyllysine-residue succinyltransferase, which translates to MPVEILMPQAGESVSSGVVSRWLKNPGDSVKRDETVIEVETDKVNLEVPAPSAGVIASHSVKPGDTVAIGQVLGMIDAEGAPAPAREPAPAAKAAAQPAPVATAPAAAPEGASADGGDVRATPLAKKLAQEHGVDLSKINGSGAGGRVREQDVLAFVESASSAAPARATPPAPQAARPAPSNGQPARERMSPLRQRIAQRLVQAQHTAAMLTTFNECDMGAVMDLRKRYKDDFEKKHAIGLGFMGFFVKATVQALRAFPLVNASIVDDNGHPAIERHDTCDIAVAVSTPKGLVVPVIRRCESLSMADIEKSIKDVATRARDGKLTLDEMQGGTFTITNGGVFGSLMSTPILNPPQSAILGMHTIKNRPVEYPAGSGQIALRPMMYLAVSYDHRLIDGAEAVQFLVAIKNAIEDPSRLLLGV; encoded by the coding sequence ATGCCCGTCGAGATCCTCATGCCCCAGGCCGGTGAAAGCGTCTCCAGCGGCGTGGTTTCCCGCTGGCTCAAGAACCCCGGCGACAGCGTGAAGCGCGACGAGACCGTCATCGAGGTCGAGACCGACAAGGTCAACCTCGAGGTCCCCGCGCCCAGCGCGGGCGTCATCGCCTCGCACAGCGTGAAGCCCGGCGACACCGTCGCCATCGGCCAGGTGCTGGGCATGATCGACGCCGAGGGCGCCCCCGCCCCCGCGCGAGAGCCCGCGCCCGCCGCCAAGGCCGCCGCGCAGCCCGCCCCGGTCGCCACCGCTCCCGCCGCCGCCCCGGAGGGCGCGTCGGCCGACGGCGGCGACGTTCGCGCCACCCCGCTCGCCAAGAAGCTCGCCCAGGAGCACGGCGTCGATCTCTCGAAGATCAACGGCTCGGGCGCCGGCGGGCGCGTGCGCGAGCAGGACGTGCTCGCCTTCGTCGAGTCCGCGTCGAGCGCCGCCCCGGCCCGCGCCACGCCCCCCGCACCGCAGGCCGCCCGCCCGGCCCCGTCGAACGGGCAGCCCGCGCGCGAGCGCATGTCGCCCCTGCGCCAGCGGATCGCCCAGCGGCTCGTGCAGGCCCAGCACACCGCCGCGATGCTCACGACGTTCAACGAGTGCGACATGGGGGCCGTCATGGACCTCCGCAAGCGCTACAAGGACGACTTCGAGAAGAAGCACGCCATCGGCCTGGGCTTCATGGGCTTCTTCGTCAAGGCGACGGTGCAGGCCCTGCGGGCCTTCCCCCTCGTCAACGCGTCCATCGTCGACGACAACGGGCACCCCGCGATCGAACGCCACGATACCTGCGACATCGCCGTCGCCGTCAGCACCCCCAAGGGGCTCGTCGTGCCCGTCATCCGCCGGTGCGAGTCGCTCTCGATGGCGGACATCGAGAAGTCGATCAAGGACGTCGCCACCCGCGCCCGCGACGGCAAGCTCACGCTCGACGAGATGCAGGGCGGCACGTTCACCATCACCAACGGCGGGGTCTTCGGCAGCCTCATGAGCACGCCGATCCTCAACCCGCCCCAGAGCGCCATCCTCGGCATGCACACGATCAAGAACCGCCCGGTGGAATACCCCGCCGGCAGCGGGCAGATCGCCCTGCGCCCGATGATGTACCTCGCGGTCAGCTACGACCACCGGCTCATCGACGGGGCCGAGGCCGTGCAGTTCCTGGTCGCCATCAAGAACGCGATCGAGGATCCCTCGCGCCTGCTGCTGGGCGTGTGA
- a CDS encoding 2-oxoglutarate dehydrogenase E1 component, protein MTSSQNTPAPAAVRAVPASINSWSADYLEQEYARFRADPESLSADLRAFFQGFDLARAGAPAEASGAPAPGGGIDALRVAYRSLGHLAANISPLAAPPARPSELDAARAALGDGARTAIDALERAYCGSIGVEFMHCETRSERDWFVARFEGEQPTIDADERRRILDDLTRAEVFDRFLGKRYQGKKRFSLEGGESVIPLLRAISTRAGELGCEEIILGMAHRGRLSVLRNFLGKDLQRLFTEFEDSWAGGENEGGGDVKYHRGYSGDHVLPDGRRVHLSMLNNPSHLESVNPVVLGKCRAKQDRVGDTERRRIASLLIHGDAAIAGQGVVAECLVMSRLDGYAVGGTLHIVINNLVGFTTDPTDSRSTRYCTDIAKSISAPVLHVNADDPEAVVRAARIAAEYRHEFRRDVFIDLVCFRRHGHNEQDEPTYTQPRLYEAIRAHPGTAEVYRRRLIGQGVVTEADAGALADAVQNEMDAAQTAAKSTPMNPVPPPGGGVWEGFNGRYDFASPDTGVPAAALAEVCAALGRVPEGFAVHSKLKNLLASRAALAKGGRVAHADAELLAIGTLLLEGRPVRLSGQDSRRGTFTQRHAVLRDERTGERYTPLNHVRSGQARFDVWDSPLSEFGVMGFDYGYSRGSPGTLVLWEAQFGDFVNGAQVMIDQYLASSEVKWSRWAGLTLLLPHGYEGQGPEHSSARLERFLQLCADDNMEVVYPSTASQIFHLLRRQALRAFRKPLIVMTPKKYLRFESSDMADLTHGSFQHLIDDPAMDDRAAAGVRRVVYCSGKVYHELAEKRGASRDVAIVRVEQLYPFHTGAARAIDARYPRHAERVWAQEEPRNQGAFLYAFDEFRTRLGVELAYVGRPPSASPATGSEHLHKQQQERLLAAAVAPGQPSSVNGPAHAAAIAEVREPHAPAPQAAGKPAKSKR, encoded by the coding sequence ATGACCTCCTCCCAGAACACTCCCGCCCCCGCGGCGGTCCGTGCCGTGCCCGCGAGCATCAACTCGTGGAGCGCCGATTACCTCGAACAGGAGTACGCCCGGTTCCGCGCTGATCCGGAGTCGCTCTCCGCGGATCTCCGCGCGTTCTTCCAGGGGTTCGACCTCGCCCGTGCGGGCGCTCCCGCAGAAGCGTCCGGCGCGCCCGCGCCCGGTGGCGGGATCGACGCGCTCCGCGTCGCGTACCGCTCGCTCGGGCACCTCGCCGCCAACATCAGCCCCCTCGCCGCGCCCCCCGCCCGCCCCAGTGAGCTCGACGCGGCCCGCGCCGCCCTCGGCGACGGCGCCCGCACCGCCATCGACGCGCTCGAGCGTGCGTACTGCGGGTCTATCGGCGTGGAGTTCATGCACTGCGAGACTCGGTCCGAGCGCGACTGGTTCGTCGCCCGGTTCGAGGGTGAGCAGCCGACGATCGACGCGGACGAGCGCCGGCGGATCCTCGATGATCTCACGCGCGCCGAGGTCTTCGACCGGTTTCTGGGCAAGCGCTACCAGGGCAAGAAGCGCTTCAGCCTCGAGGGCGGCGAGTCCGTGATCCCGCTGCTCCGCGCGATCTCCACGCGCGCGGGCGAGCTCGGCTGCGAGGAGATCATCCTGGGCATGGCCCACCGCGGGCGGCTCTCCGTCCTCCGCAACTTCCTCGGCAAGGACCTCCAGCGTCTGTTCACCGAGTTCGAGGACTCGTGGGCGGGCGGCGAGAACGAGGGCGGGGGCGACGTCAAGTACCACCGGGGCTACTCGGGCGATCACGTCCTGCCCGACGGGCGGCGCGTGCACCTCTCGATGCTGAACAACCCCAGCCACCTGGAGAGCGTGAACCCGGTGGTCCTGGGCAAGTGCCGCGCCAAGCAGGACCGCGTGGGCGACACCGAGCGCCGGCGCATCGCCTCGCTGCTGATCCACGGCGACGCGGCGATCGCCGGGCAGGGCGTCGTCGCGGAATGCCTGGTGATGAGCCGCCTCGACGGGTACGCCGTCGGGGGCACGCTGCACATCGTCATCAACAACCTCGTGGGCTTCACCACCGACCCGACGGACTCGCGCTCGACGCGCTACTGCACCGACATCGCCAAGTCGATCAGCGCGCCGGTGCTGCACGTCAACGCCGACGATCCGGAGGCCGTCGTGCGGGCCGCACGCATCGCGGCCGAGTACCGCCACGAGTTCCGGCGCGACGTGTTCATCGACCTGGTGTGCTTCCGCCGGCACGGGCACAACGAGCAGGACGAGCCCACCTACACGCAGCCCCGCCTGTACGAGGCGATCCGCGCGCACCCCGGAACGGCCGAGGTGTACCGGCGCCGCCTCATCGGGCAGGGCGTCGTGACCGAGGCCGACGCCGGCGCCCTGGCCGACGCGGTCCAGAACGAGATGGACGCCGCCCAGACCGCGGCCAAGAGCACGCCGATGAACCCCGTGCCCCCGCCCGGCGGAGGGGTGTGGGAGGGCTTCAACGGGCGGTACGACTTCGCCTCGCCGGACACGGGCGTTCCCGCCGCGGCGCTCGCCGAGGTGTGCGCCGCGCTCGGGCGCGTGCCCGAGGGCTTCGCGGTGCACTCCAAGCTCAAGAACCTGCTCGCGTCGCGGGCCGCCCTCGCCAAAGGCGGGCGCGTGGCGCACGCCGACGCCGAACTGCTGGCGATCGGCACGCTGCTGCTGGAAGGCCGCCCGGTGCGCCTCTCGGGGCAGGACAGCCGGCGCGGGACGTTCACGCAGCGCCACGCGGTGCTGCGCGACGAGCGCACCGGCGAGCGGTACACCCCGCTGAACCACGTGCGCAGTGGGCAGGCCCGGTTCGACGTGTGGGACAGCCCGCTGAGCGAGTTCGGGGTGATGGGGTTCGACTACGGGTACAGCCGCGGCTCGCCCGGCACGCTGGTGCTGTGGGAAGCGCAGTTCGGCGACTTCGTGAACGGCGCGCAGGTGATGATCGACCAGTACCTCGCGTCGTCGGAGGTGAAGTGGAGCCGCTGGGCGGGGCTCACGCTGCTGCTCCCGCACGGGTACGAGGGGCAGGGGCCCGAGCACAGCTCGGCGCGCCTCGAGCGGTTCCTGCAGTTGTGCGCCGACGACAACATGGAAGTGGTCTACCCCTCGACCGCGTCGCAGATCTTCCACCTGCTCCGCCGCCAGGCGCTGCGGGCGTTCCGCAAGCCGCTCATCGTCATGACGCCCAAGAAGTACCTGCGGTTCGAGTCCAGCGACATGGCGGACCTCACGCACGGCTCGTTCCAGCACCTCATCGACGATCCGGCGATGGACGATCGCGCCGCCGCGGGCGTGCGCCGCGTCGTCTACTGCAGCGGCAAGGTCTACCACGAACTCGCCGAGAAGCGCGGGGCCTCGCGCGACGTCGCGATCGTGCGCGTCGAGCAGCTCTACCCCTTCCATACCGGCGCGGCCCGTGCCATCGACGCCCGCTACCCGCGCCACGCCGAACGCGTCTGGGCCCAGGAAGAACCCCGCAACCAGGGCGCGTTCCTCTACGCGTTCGATGAGTTCCGCACCCGCCTGGGCGTAGAACTCGCGTACGTCGGGCGCCCGCCCAGCGCCTCGCCCGCCACCGGCTCCGAGCACCTGCACAAGCAGCAGCAGGAGCGACTCCTCGCCGCGGCCGTCGCGCCCGGCCAACCGTCGTCCGTCAACGGGCCCGCCCACGCCGCCGCCATCGCGGAAGTCCGCGAGCCCCACGCCCCCGCCCCCCAGGCGGCGGGCAAGCCCGCCAAGTCGAAGCGATAA